The following are encoded together in the Nyctibius grandis isolate bNycGra1 unplaced genomic scaffold, bNycGra1.pri scaffold_97_arrow_ctg1, whole genome shotgun sequence genome:
- the LOC137677553 gene encoding olfactory receptor 14A16-like, whose product MPNGSSITQFLLLPFPDTRELQLLHFWLFLGIYLAALLGNGLIITAVACDHRLHTPMYFFLLNLSLLDLGSISTILPKSMANSLWDTRAISCAGCAVQLFLFAALIVAEYCLLTVMAYDRYVAICKPLHYGTRACVHMTAAAWDTGFLYALLHTANTFSLPLCQGNAVDQFFCEIPQILKLSCSDAYLREAGLIVVSGCLSLMCFVFIVLSYVQIFRAVLMIPSQQGQHKAFSMCLPHLAVVSLVISTGMFAYLKPPSLSSSSLDLVVVVLYSVIPPAVNPLIYSLRNQELKDALKKLIQSVVFQQQYLLPTSLHK is encoded by the coding sequence ATGCCCAACGGCAGTTCCATCACccagttcctcctcctgccatttCCAGACAcacgggagctgcagctcttgcacttctggctcttcctgggcatctacctggctgccctcctgggaaaCGGCCTCATCATCACCGCTGTAGCCTGCGACCACcgcctccacacccccatgtacttcttcctcctcaacctctccctcctcGACCTGGGCTCCATCTCCACCATTCTCCCCAAATCCATGGCCAATTCCCTGTGGGACACCAGGGCCATCTCCTGTGCAGGATGTGCTGTCCAACTCTTTCTGTTTGCCGCCTTGATAGTGGCAGAGTATTGTCTTCTGACGGTCATGGCCTATGACCGCTACGtggccatctgcaaacccctgcactatgggaccagagcttgtgtccacatgacagcagctgcctgggacaCAGGTTTCCTTtatgctctgctgcacacagctaatacattttcactacccctctgccaaggcaatgctgtggaccagttcttctgtgaaatcccccagatcctcaagctctcctgctcagatGCCTACCTCAGGGAAGCTGGACTTATTGTGGTTAGTGGCTGCTTatctttaatgtgttttgttttcattgtgctgtcctatgtgcagatcttcagggccgTGCTGATGATCCCCTCTCAGCAGGGAcagcacaaagccttttccatgtgcctccctcacctggccgtGGTCTCCCTGGTTATCAGCACGGGCATGTTTGCTTACTTGaagcctccctccctctcttcttcATCCCTGGATCTGGTGGTGGTAGTTCTGTACTCAGTGAttcctccagcagtgaaccccctcatctacagctTGAGGAATCAGGAACTTAAAGACGCACTAAAGAAGCTGATTCAGTCAGTAGTCTTTCAGCAGCAATATCTGCTGCCAACATCCCTTCATAAGTGA